One Candidatus Poribacteria bacterium genomic region harbors:
- a CDS encoding Gfo/Idh/MocA family oxidoreductase, with translation MGSPVKIAVVGCGWAGRQAVLAGVAVLSVEVVAIAEMDASRRESVAGEFGIPRAYADLSGVLGDPEVEAVYLATSPDGRLPLVLDTLAAGKHVLVQKPHAIRAPEVLEMDTASQRAGKVLQFCYFLRHFPHNRRIRSAVARGAIGEPYHARVFLKFNAIPPMNDVNRWLHVYGHKGGALGQHASHELDMVWWWMGCPEPEWAFAAKHSLYPVYDGPEGPSEDYFSGIAGFAGGKTVQIDCSRMLHTDSPTAVELYGTTGAIRGGALHRFRDGEFVSEAVDDAPDVPHTEPPESRPAFYYEVEHFAMAVRGEVAPDVCAADSYRFMKLLDALYDSAREGRQIVVAAGWRLQSG, from the coding sequence ATGGGTTCACCGGTGAAGATCGCGGTGGTCGGCTGCGGATGGGCGGGCAGGCAGGCGGTTCTCGCTGGTGTGGCGGTTCTGTCGGTCGAGGTCGTGGCGATCGCTGAGATGGATGCGTCTCGTCGGGAGAGTGTCGCGGGGGAGTTCGGGATTCCTCGCGCGTACGCGGATTTGTCAGGTGTTCTCGGCGATCCCGAGGTCGAGGCGGTCTACCTGGCGACTTCGCCGGACGGCAGGCTGCCGCTAGTTCTGGACACGCTCGCAGCGGGCAAGCACGTCCTCGTCCAGAAACCCCACGCGATCCGCGCGCCCGAAGTGCTGGAGATGGACACCGCGTCGCAGCGAGCGGGCAAAGTGCTCCAGTTCTGCTACTTCCTGCGCCACTTTCCGCACAACCGGCGGATACGCAGCGCCGTCGCGCGCGGAGCCATCGGCGAGCCCTATCACGCGCGCGTGTTCCTGAAGTTCAACGCGATCCCACCGATGAACGACGTGAACCGATGGCTCCACGTCTACGGTCACAAGGGCGGCGCGCTGGGTCAGCACGCCTCGCATGAGCTCGACATGGTGTGGTGGTGGATGGGCTGCCCGGAGCCGGAGTGGGCGTTCGCGGCGAAACACTCGCTCTATCCCGTCTACGACGGTCCCGAGGGTCCCAGCGAGGACTATTTCAGCGGTATCGCCGGATTCGCGGGCGGCAAGACGGTCCAGATCGACTGCTCGCGGATGCTCCACACGGATTCGCCGACAGCCGTCGAGCTCTACGGAACGACGGGCGCGATTCGGGGCGGAGCTCTCCATCGGTTCCGCGACGGCGAGTTCGTGTCGGAGGCAGTGGACGACGCCCCCGACGTGCCCCACACGGAGCCGCCGGAGTCCCGACCCGCGTTCTACTACGAAGTGGAGCACTTCGCGATGGCGGTGCGGGGCGAGGTCGCGCCGGACGTCTGCGCGGCGGACTCCTACCGGTTCATGAAGCTGCTCGACGCGCTCTACGACAGCGCGCGCGAAGGACGACAGATCGTCGTCGCGGCGGGCTGGCGTTTACAGTCAGGATGA